Proteins found in one Prochlorococcus marinus XMU1405 genomic segment:
- a CDS encoding DUF6447 family protein: MIENTNDSSNPVLTFEGKKYLINELSNEIKESIKVLQIAETQLKMHEDTLKLISISRKSIANQLKEKLKNLE; the protein is encoded by the coding sequence ATGATCGAAAACACAAATGATTCTTCAAATCCAGTTTTAACCTTTGAAGGCAAAAAATATTTAATAAATGAACTTTCTAATGAAATAAAAGAATCTATAAAAGTTTTACAAATAGCGGAGACGCAATTAAAGATGCATGAAGATACTCTCAAATTAATTTCAATTAGCCGAAAATCAATAGCTAATCAATTAAAAGAAAAACTAAAAAACTTAGAATAA